Proteins co-encoded in one Aspergillus fumigatus Af293 chromosome 6, whole genome shotgun sequence genomic window:
- the gliC gene encoding cytochrome P450 monooxygenase gliC, whose protein sequence is MPRARYTWPNGQGTEKFFNGRSAARQWRQRWGPIYQIWSGWCPEIVLTTPTHAVQFFRNSHRHTKAVNNDSGWLFGEVLGVCVGLLSGTDWKRVRQQVEDGFSRPTAARYTGDLVFLAREYLQNTLLASSEQSLENKGIIHVEPAKTLQFYPFLSVAQILFGRLSPMQRTQLTTLAPLREELFKEVIRGGINRLSIAPWFKSRGVRLLNEFQTQWEQFVEDAYHAAVKRNQSPRPLVIGLWEAYQAGTISKRECLQTLDESLYANLDVTTHALSWNVLLLAENGEAQTELRQEVLSALQSEASESYERYIDRDDTFLAACILESARLRPILPFSNPESAPEDLYVDGYLIPANTNVIVDAQAINIDNPYWVNGTQYNPRRFFSLNKSDVRHNMWRFGFGPRQCLGKHIGERMLKAIVAEIIRQYVISISADSALKNDLQEDSWVGLPATRIQCVPVGREVEKN, encoded by the exons ATGCCTCGTGCCCGTTATACATGGCCCAACGGTCAAGGCACGGAGAAGTTCTTCAATGGACGTTCCGCTGCCAGACAGTGGCGACAGAGATGGGGTCCGATATACCAGATCTGGTCCGGCTGGTGCCCTGAAAT TGTGCTGACCACTCCTACCCACGCCGTCCAGTTCTTCCGCAACTCGCACCGTCACACCAAAGCAGTGAACAATGATTCCGGCTGGTTGTTTGGAGAGGTCCTTGGCGTCTGTGTCGGCTTACTCAGTGGCACCGACTGGAAACGAGTCCGGCAGCAGGTCGAAGACGGCTTTTCACGCCCAACTGCGGCTCGGTATACGGGTGACCTGGTCTTTCTGGCCCGCGAATATCTCCAAAATACCCTGCTCGCCTCATCTGAGCAGAGCCTCGAAAACAAAGGAATTATCCACGTTGAGCCAGCTAAGACTCTACAGTTCTATCCCTTTCTGTCGGTGGCGCAGATCTTGTTCGGACGCTTGAGCCCGATGCAACGCACCCAGCTGACCACGCTCGCTCCGTTGCGAGAAGAGTTATTCAAGGAGGTCATTCGGGGGGGCATCAATCGCCTCTCCATCGCGCCTTGGTTCAAGTCACGGGGAGTGCGCCTCTTGAACGAATTCCAAACGCAGTGGGAACAGTTTGTCGAAGACGCCTACCATGCAGCCGTCAAGCGCAACCAATCCCCTAGGCCACTGGTCATCGGTCTTTGGGAGGCCTACCAGGCGGGGACCATCAGCAAACGCGAA TGCCTGCAAACCCTCGACGAATCGCTCTACGCTAATCTGGACGTCACCACACATGCCCTGTCGTGGAACGTCTTGTTACTGGCCGAGAATGGCGAGGCCCAGACGGAACTGCGACAGGAAGTGCTGTCTGCGCTGCAAAGCGAGGCAAGCGAGTCGTACGAACGATACATTGACCGGGATGACACATTCCTGGCTGCCTGCATCCTGGAATCCGCACGGCTGCGCCCAATCCTGC CATTTTCCAACCCTGAATCGGCGCCCGAGGATCTATACGTGGATGGCTATCTCATCCCAGCCAAT ACCAATGTTATTGTGGACGCTCAAGCGATCAACATCGACAACCCGTACTGGGTCAACGGAACGCAATACAATCCTCGACGGTTCTTCAGTCTCAACAAGTCTGAT GTCCGCCATAACATGTGGCGCTTCGGGTTTGGACCTCGCCAATGCCTCGGCAAGCATATTGGCGAGCGGATGCTGAAGGCGATTGTTGCTGAGATTATTCGACAGTATGtcatctcgatctcggctGACAGTGCTTTGAAGAATGATCTGCAGGAGGATAGCTGGGTGGGCTTGCCCGCAACGCGGATTCAGTGTGTGCCGGTAGGACGCGAGGTCGAGAAGAATTAA
- the gliG gene encoding glutathione S-transferase gliG: MSERPSDLVVNRLVLFVVKGTATSTHNTVKPLILLEELGVPHDIYVVEKVSAPWFSEINPHKMVPAILDRSPDGRDTLRAWESTSTLMYIADAYDKDGTLGGRNVQERSEINNWLTLHTAALGPTAKYWLYFYKLHPEKLPKTIEKLRSNITVQYDILERRLNEPGQQYLALKDRPTIADIATLPFAMKSTAELFGLEFEKWPKLQEWSVRMGEREAVKRAWQRVAGFGHGEKEYGMLEA, encoded by the exons ATGTCCGAGCGACCCTCCGATCTTGTAGTCAACAGGTTGGTGCTTTTCGTGGTCAAAG GCACCGCCACGTCCACACACAACACCGTCAAACCGTTGAttctcctcgaagagctcggAGTCCCTCACGATATCTATGTCGTCGAAAAGGTGTCTGCCCCCTGGTTCAGCGAGATCAATCCCCACAAGATGGTGCCCGCCATCCTGGACCGCTCCCCCGACGGCCGAGACACCCTCCGCGCCTGGGAATCGACGTCGACCCTGATGTACATTGCCGATGCATATGACAAGGACGGGACCCTTGGCGGACGCAACGTGCAAGAGAGGTCTGAGATCAACAACTGGTTGACTCTGCATACGGCGGCGCTGGGGCCCACGGCCAAGTACTGGCTGTATTTCTACAAGCTGCACCCGGAGAAGTTGCCCAAAACAATCGAGAA ACTGCGCAGCAACATTACGGTGCAATATGATATTCTAGAACGTCGGCTCAACGAACCCGGCCAGCAGTACCTGGCTCTGAAGGACCGACCGACCATTGCGGATATCGCCACCTTGCCCTTTGCCATGAAGTCCACGGCGGAACTGTTCGGCCTGGAGTTTGAGAAATGGCCAAAGCTGCAGGAGTGGTCGGTTCGCATGGGTGAACGTGAGGCCGTCAAGCGGGCCTGGCAGCGCGTCGCGGGGTTTGGCCATGGCGAGAAAGAGTATGGCATGTTAGAGGCGTGA
- the gliM gene encoding O-methyltransferase gliM, whose amino-acid sequence MAPGLLENNTLSGTAAPRTEFKAIVNDLRELQAHVQRVQSAIEAPEVQSWLNEQLHHPDQLPDKELEQLALDLVDSMDKLQLQLVPSVSLLTDGFFGYLNSKTLWTVVEAQVADRLAENGPQPVSTLGLRCGIQPERLAQLLDTLVSNGIFAYNPADDTYSNNRASLLLCHDHWTQWHLWADLYPNEFFDVSRAMPQAVRLGESRTAAQIAYGTDLDLFEYLAKEQKLAKFQKTLGAGAVAQARGLTVDYPWEEIGSEPILDIGGGSGAFLASLLRAHPHLRGSLMDIQSVIELITPEFREPHGRFSDIGSRVQQLVVGDFTKQIPPSAVYTMKWCLHDWVDDDVLTILKNVRRSIVPSSVSRFLVVESIKSPGRSGRLPRYGDLIMMITCNGKERSLEDWKRLGELAGWKLYQVHRVRRAWPCIIDFRPM is encoded by the exons ATGGCGCCCGGTCTGCTAGAGAACAACACCCTGAGCGGCACCGCCGCACCGCGCACGGAATTCAAAGCCATAGTCAACGACCTGCGCGAGCTACAGGCACATGTGCAGCGCGTCCAATCCGCCATCGAGGCGCCTGAGGTTCAGTCCTGGCTGAATGAGCAGCTGCATCATCCGGACCAGCTCCCCGACAAGGAGCTAGAGCAGCTGGCATTAGATCTGGTCGACAGTATGGACAAGCTTCAACTGCAGCTCGTGCCGTCCGTCTCCTTGTTAACTGATGGCTTCTTCG GCTATCTCAACAGTAAGACGCTCTGGACCGTCGTCGAAGCGCAAGTGGCAGACCGACTGGCGGAAAACGGTCCCCAGCCTGTATCAACGCTCGGTCTGCGGTGCGGCATTCAGCCCGAGCGGCTCGCCCAGCTGCTGGACACCCTCGtcagcaatggcatcttCGCCTACAATCCGGCCGACGACACCTACAGCAACAACCGTgcatctctcctcctctgccacGACCACTGGACCCAGTGGCACCTCTGGGCCGATCTGTACCCCAACGAGTTCTTCGACGTCAGCCGCGCCATGCCCCAGGCCGTCCGACTCGGCGAGAGCCGCACCGCCGCCCAGATCGCCTACGGCACCGACCTCGACCTCTTCGAGTACCTcgccaaggagcagaagctgGCAAAGTTCCAGAAGACCCTGGGCGCGGGCGCCGTCGCGCAAGCCCGCGGCCTGACCGTCGATTATCCCTGGGAGGAGATCGGCAGCGAACCCATCCTGGACATCGGCGGCGGGTCCGGAGCCTTCCTGGCCTCGCTGCTCCGGGCGCATCCCCACCTCCGGGGGAGTCTCATGGATATCCAGTCGGTCATTGAGCTGATCACGCCGGAGTTCCGCGAGCCGCATGGTCGATTCAGCGATATCGGGTCGCGCGTGCAGCAGCTCGTCGTCGGCGATTTCACCAAGCAGATCCCGCCGTCCGCGGTGTACACCATGAAATGGTGTCTGCATGACTGGGTCGACGACGATGTGCTGACGATCCTGAAGAATGTGCGCCGGAGTATCGTGCCGTCGTCTGTCAGTCGCTTCCTGGTCGTGGAGTCGATCAAGTCGCCCGGCCGATCAGGCCGTTTGCCGCGATACGGCGAtctgatcatgatgatcaccTGCAATGGCAAGGAGCGGTCGCTGGAGGACTGGAAGCGGCTGGGAGAGTTGGCCGGGTGGAAGTTATACCAGGTGCATCGGGTGCGTCGCGCCTGGCCGTGTATCATCGACTTTCGGCCGATGTGA